The following are encoded together in the Kingella negevensis genome:
- the dnaE gene encoding DNA polymerase III subunit alpha — translation MSFRYIPLRAHSEFSITDGIIRVKDLVKHAASLNIPALGLTDLMNEFGLIKFYKACRSAGVKPIIGTDVRIENKEQPENPYRALLLVRNEQGYVRLNELLTNAHEHEDRDLKLPQLREDWIANGNNDGLLCLSGAQMGEIGQNLLNGNETAARAAAQKYAAWFPNAFYLELQRLPEKPEWETSVSGCLQIAAEQDLPVVATHPTQFLRSEDFAAHDARVCIAGGWVLADPKRPHDFYHSQSFATPDEMAERFADIPEALENTLEIAKRCNLTLTLGKNFLPVFPTPEGMDLNDYLRYLANEGLRERMAILYPDEQIRAEKMPEYQARLDFELDIIIKMQFPGYFLIVQDFINWAKNNGCPVGPGRGSGAGSLVAYSLKITDLDPLKYALLFERFLNPERVSMPDFDVDFCQANRGRVIEYVRDKYGKEAVSQIVTFGTLSSKAVIRDVGRVLQLPFGLCDRLSKLIPLEANKPLHLKDALEVEPEIREILDAEEAWDLMNLAQKLEDLTRNLGMHAGGVLIAPGKISDFCGVYQADENSSPVSMYDKGDVEDIGLVKFDFLGLRNLTIIEMAQNFIKQTTGQIIDVAHIPLDDQQAYKIFRDANTTAVFQFESSGMKKMLSQANTTNLEEIIAFVSLYRPGPMDLIPDFIARMKGAKFEYMHPLLEPVLQPTYGIMVYQEQVMQAAQVIGGYSLGGADLLRRAMGKKKVEEMVKHRDIFAEGAEKQGISREKADEIFDYMEKFAGYGFNKSHAAAYAYVSYQTAWLKAHYPAEFMAATMSSELDNTDQLKVFYDDAQTKLNGISFLPPDVNESFYRFMPNANKQIRYALGAIKGTGEAAVNAIVEAREKGGKFKNLFDFCERVGKQHANRRVLEALIRGGAFDSIEPNRAMLLANVDLALQNADQKASNANQGGLFDMFDDAIDDIQMQPEKPWGEAQQLTEEKTVIGFYLSGHPFSPYEKEVRKIASVSLNALRPQENTVRVAGFATSVRSIMTKNGKMLAIMLEDGKGKQEVLVRGELLERLAAEKRDKEVLKADQVLICECRVREDSFNPEGGVRVNVNNIYTLNQARTQYASSLKLFLQPETDVAVLANLLRGQLGDEVGNRVTPRFCYENRLAYGELMPAASWRVLLTEDFLKNLTDLLGERGVVVE, via the coding sequence ATGTCTTTCCGCTATATCCCCCTTCGCGCCCATTCCGAATTTTCCATCACAGACGGCATTATCCGCGTTAAAGACCTCGTCAAACACGCCGCCAGCCTGAACATTCCCGCGCTAGGCTTAACTGATTTGATGAACGAATTTGGCTTAATCAAATTCTACAAAGCCTGTCGCAGCGCAGGCGTGAAACCCATTATCGGCACAGATGTCCGCATAGAAAACAAAGAGCAGCCTGAAAACCCATACCGCGCCCTGTTGCTTGTCCGCAATGAACAAGGCTATGTGCGCCTAAATGAACTCCTCACCAACGCGCACGAACACGAAGACCGAGACCTAAAACTCCCCCAACTGCGCGAAGACTGGATTGCCAACGGTAACAACGACGGCTTGCTGTGCTTATCAGGCGCACAAATGGGCGAAATCGGACAAAACCTGCTCAACGGCAACGAAACCGCCGCCCGCGCCGCAGCCCAAAAATACGCCGCATGGTTTCCCAACGCCTTTTATTTAGAATTACAAAGGCTGCCTGAAAAACCTGAATGGGAAACCAGCGTTTCAGGCTGCCTACAAATCGCCGCCGAGCAAGATTTGCCCGTTGTTGCCACACACCCCACACAATTTTTGCGTTCGGAAGACTTCGCCGCACACGACGCGCGTGTCTGCATTGCAGGCGGCTGGGTGCTTGCCGACCCCAAACGTCCGCACGATTTTTACCACAGCCAATCCTTCGCCACGCCCGATGAAATGGCAGAGCGTTTCGCCGACATTCCCGAAGCCTTGGAAAACACGTTGGAAATTGCCAAACGCTGCAATCTCACGCTCACACTCGGTAAAAATTTCCTGCCCGTTTTTCCCACGCCCGAAGGCATGGATTTGAATGACTATTTGCGCTATTTAGCCAATGAAGGTTTGCGTGAACGCATGGCAATTCTCTATCCAGACGAGCAAATCCGCGCTGAAAAAATGCCCGAATACCAAGCGCGTTTGGATTTTGAATTAGACATCATCATCAAAATGCAATTTCCGGGGTATTTCCTAATCGTGCAAGATTTCATCAACTGGGCAAAAAATAACGGCTGCCCAGTCGGTCCAGGGCGCGGTTCGGGTGCAGGTTCGTTAGTCGCGTATTCGCTGAAAATTACCGACCTTGACCCATTGAAATACGCGCTGCTGTTTGAACGCTTCCTGAATCCAGAGCGCGTGTCCATGCCCGACTTTGACGTGGATTTTTGCCAAGCCAACCGTGGGCGCGTGATTGAATACGTCCGCGACAAATACGGCAAAGAAGCCGTGAGCCAAATTGTTACGTTTGGTACGCTGTCGTCAAAAGCCGTGATTCGGGACGTGGGGCGCGTGTTGCAACTGCCGTTTGGTTTGTGCGATAGATTGTCGAAACTGATTCCGCTGGAAGCGAACAAGCCGCTGCATTTAAAAGACGCGCTAGAAGTTGAACCCGAAATCCGCGAAATTTTGGACGCGGAAGAAGCGTGGGATTTGATGAATTTGGCGCAAAAATTGGAAGATTTAACGCGCAATTTGGGTATGCACGCAGGCGGCGTGTTGATTGCACCTGGTAAAATTTCCGATTTCTGCGGCGTGTATCAGGCGGACGAAAATTCATCGCCTGTGTCCATGTACGACAAGGGCGACGTGGAAGACATCGGGCTGGTGAAATTCGACTTTTTGGGTTTGCGAAATTTGACCATTATTGAAATGGCGCAAAATTTCATCAAGCAAACCACAGGGCAAATCATTGATGTCGCGCACATTCCGCTGGACGATCAACAAGCCTACAAAATTTTCCGCGATGCGAATACGACTGCCGTGTTCCAGTTTGAGTCGAGCGGCATGAAAAAAATGCTGTCGCAAGCGAATACGACCAATTTGGAAGAAATCATCGCGTTTGTGTCGCTGTATCGTCCCGGCCCAATGGATTTGATTCCCGACTTTATCGCGCGTATGAAAGGCGCGAAATTTGAATATATGCACCCTTTGCTTGAACCTGTTTTGCAACCGACTTACGGCATTATGGTGTATCAAGAACAAGTGATGCAGGCGGCGCAAGTGATTGGTGGTTATTCACTCGGCGGTGCGGATTTGTTGCGCCGTGCGATGGGTAAGAAAAAAGTTGAAGAAATGGTAAAACACCGCGATATTTTCGCGGAAGGCGCGGAAAAGCAAGGCATTAGCCGCGAAAAAGCCGATGAAATTTTTGACTACATGGAAAAATTTGCAGGCTACGGTTTCAACAAATCACACGCGGCAGCGTATGCCTATGTGTCGTATCAAACCGCGTGGCTCAAAGCGCATTACCCAGCCGAATTTATGGCGGCGACCATGTCCAGCGAGTTGGACAACACCGACCAGCTCAAAGTGTTTTACGATGACGCGCAAACGAAATTGAACGGCATCAGCTTTTTGCCGCCTGATGTGAACGAATCGTTTTACCGCTTTATGCCGAATGCGAATAAGCAAATCCGTTACGCCTTGGGCGCGATTAAAGGCACAGGCGAAGCGGCGGTCAATGCGATTGTGGAAGCGCGTGAAAAAGGTGGAAAATTCAAGAATTTGTTTGATTTTTGTGAACGTGTCGGCAAGCAACACGCCAACCGCCGCGTGTTAGAAGCGTTGATTCGCGGCGGCGCGTTTGACAGCATTGAGCCGAACCGCGCAATGTTGTTGGCAAACGTGGATTTAGCTTTGCAAAACGCCGACCAAAAAGCGAGCAACGCCAATCAGGGCGGTTTGTTTGATATGTTTGATGACGCGATTGACGACATTCAAATGCAGCCTGAAAAACCGTGGGGCGAAGCGCAGCAGTTAACGGAAGAAAAAACCGTGATTGGCTTTTATTTGAGCGGACATCCGTTTTCGCCGTATGAAAAAGAAGTGCGCAAAATTGCTTCGGTGTCGCTGAACGCGCTGCGTCCGCAAGAAAACACGGTGCGCGTGGCGGGTTTTGCCACTTCGGTGCGCTCGATTATGACGAAGAACGGCAAGATGCTGGCGATTATGCTGGAAGACGGCAAGGGCAAGCAGGAAGTGTTGGTGCGCGGCGAATTGCTGGAACGCTTGGCGGCAGAGAAGCGAGATAAAGAAGTGCTGAAAGCCGACCAAGTGCTGATTTGCGAATGCCGTGTGCGTGAAGACAGTTTCAATCCCGAAGGCGGTGTGCGTGTGAATGTGAACAATATTTACACGCTCAATCAAGCGCGTACGCAATATGCAAGCAGCCTGAAATTGTTTTTGCAGCCTGAAACTGATGTGGCGGTGTTGGCAAATTTGCTGCGTGGGCAACTGGGCGATGAAGTGGGCAATCGGGTTACGCCGCGTTTTTGTTATGAAAACAGATTGGCGTATGGTGAGTTGATGCCTGCGGCAAGTTGGCGTGTGTTGCTGACGGAGGATTTTTTGAAAAATCTGACGGATTTGCTGGGGGAACGTGGGGTGGTTGTGGAATAG
- a CDS encoding IS5 family transposase, with the protein MGSKKRLIHQKQAMPTYAILDSQSVKTASSAHDKGFDGGKKIKGRKRHIAVDTLGNLLSVVVHAANIHDTKAGIFVAKKAFETYPSLKGFCADAGYRNTFEREVSEQLGLTVEISKRIQDISWHILPKRWIVERTFAWLGWSRRLAKDFEQTNLSAENFVKLGYISQILKFIK; encoded by the coding sequence ATTGGTTCAAAAAAACGTTTAATCCATCAAAAACAAGCAATGCCAACTTATGCCATTCTTGATTCACAAAGTGTCAAAACAGCTTCTAGCGCACATGATAAAGGTTTTGATGGAGGTAAAAAAATCAAAGGTCGTAAGCGACATATAGCTGTTGATACGTTGGGTAATCTATTGTCTGTTGTGGTTCATGCAGCCAATATTCATGACACAAAAGCAGGTATTTTTGTAGCAAAAAAAGCGTTTGAGACCTATCCGAGTTTAAAAGGTTTCTGTGCGGACGCAGGTTATCGGAATACATTTGAGCGTGAAGTATCAGAGCAATTGGGTTTAACTGTTGAGATTTCAAAGAGAATTCAAGATATTTCTTGGCATATTCTGCCCAAACGTTGGATTGTAGAACGAACGTTTGCATGGTTAGGTTGGTCTCGACGTTTAGCAAAAGATTTTGAGCAGACGAATTTATCTGCTGAAAATTTTGTTAAACTAGGGTATATTTCACAAATATTAAAATTTATCAAATAG
- a CDS encoding transposase has product MTRKSYPTDLTDAQWQAIEPHFNQLRHYKWDKRQLVNAVLYITKTGCQWRMLPNDFPPYSTVWSFYRRANQSGLWDRILLALVQKNV; this is encoded by the coding sequence ATGACTAGAAAATCCTACCCAACAGACTTAACAGATGCCCAATGGCAAGCGATTGAGCCACATTTTAACCAGCTACGCCACTACAAATGGGATAAACGTCAATTAGTGAATGCCGTTTTGTACATCACCAAAACAGGTTGCCAATGGCGTATGCTGCCCAATGATTTTCCACCTTATTCAACCGTATGGAGTTTCTATCGCAGAGCCAATCAATCAGGCTTATGGGATAGAATTCTTTTGGCATTGGTTCAAAAAAACGTTTAA
- the cysS gene encoding cysteine--tRNA ligase, which produces MLQIYNTLTRQKEKFEPLDPKNVRMYVCGMTVYDYCHLGHARVLVVFDMIARWLRQHGYPLTYVRNITDIDDKIIKRANERGITIQELTEEFITAMNEDSDKLGVLRPDVEPKATEHIPQMIQMIEDLIANGKAYPAANGDVYYAVREFAAYGQLSGKSLDDLRAGERVDVDTNKRDPLDFVLWKAAKPEEPHWNSPWGKGRPGWHIECSAMGGELFGQTFDIHGGGADLQFPHHENEIAQSCGAHNSSCNHNHGDKIIQSHVKYWLHNGFIRVDNEKMSKSLGNFFTIRDVLKKYQPEVVRFFILRAHYRSPLNYSDAHLDDAKNSLARLYNTLNNVAPAAFELTENANEYTRKFFAAMNDDFGTAEAMSVLFELANEANKHNSAEFSGCLKALGGVLGLLQEEPQAFLQGGASDDGLSADEINELIAQRKTARETKNWTESDRIRDVLAAHKIIVKDGADSTTWTRG; this is translated from the coding sequence ATGTTACAAATTTATAACACCCTAACGCGCCAAAAAGAAAAATTTGAACCGCTAGACCCGAAAAACGTCCGAATGTACGTTTGCGGCATGACGGTTTATGACTACTGCCACTTGGGACACGCGCGTGTGTTGGTGGTGTTTGACATGATTGCGCGTTGGTTACGCCAACACGGTTATCCGCTCACTTACGTCCGCAATATTACCGATATTGACGACAAAATCATCAAACGCGCCAATGAACGCGGCATCACGATTCAGGAATTGACCGAAGAATTTATCACGGCGATGAATGAAGACAGCGACAAATTAGGCGTGTTGCGCCCCGATGTTGAGCCGAAAGCAACCGAGCATATTCCGCAAATGATTCAAATGATTGAAGATTTAATTGCCAATGGCAAAGCCTATCCAGCCGCTAACGGCGATGTGTATTACGCGGTGCGCGAGTTTGCGGCATACGGTCAATTATCGGGCAAATCATTGGACGATTTACGCGCAGGCGAGCGTGTGGACGTAGACACAAACAAGCGCGACCCGTTGGATTTTGTATTATGGAAAGCAGCGAAACCTGAAGAACCGCATTGGAACAGCCCGTGGGGGAAAGGTCGCCCAGGTTGGCACATTGAATGTTCAGCAATGGGCGGCGAATTGTTTGGGCAGACGTTTGATATTCACGGCGGCGGCGCGGATTTGCAATTCCCACATCACGAAAATGAAATCGCGCAAAGCTGCGGCGCACACAATTCAAGCTGCAATCACAATCATGGCGACAAAATCATTCAAAGCCATGTTAAATATTGGTTGCATAACGGTTTTATTCGCGTGGACAATGAAAAAATGTCTAAATCGTTGGGCAATTTTTTCACAATCCGCGATGTGTTGAAAAAATATCAACCTGAAGTAGTGCGTTTTTTCATTTTACGCGCCCACTATCGCAGTCCATTGAATTATTCTGACGCGCATTTGGACGATGCGAAAAATTCGTTGGCGCGTTTGTACAATACTTTGAATAATGTTGCGCCTGCTGCGTTTGAATTGACAGAAAATGCCAATGAATACACGCGCAAATTTTTCGCGGCGATGAATGATGATTTCGGTACGGCGGAAGCGATGTCTGTTCTGTTTGAATTGGCAAACGAAGCGAATAAGCACAACAGCGCGGAATTTTCAGGCTGCCTGAAAGCGTTAGGCGGTGTGTTGGGCTTGTTGCAGGAAGAGCCGCAAGCGTTTTTGCAAGGTGGTGCGAGCGATGATGGTTTGTCGGCTGATGAAATTAACGAGTTGATTGCACAACGTAAAACGGCGCGTGAAACGAAAAATTGGACGGAATCTGACCGCATTCGTGATGTGTTGGCGGCGCATAAAATTATTGTGAAAGACGGCGCGGACAGCACGACTTGGACGCGCGGTTAA
- a CDS encoding oxidative damage protection protein — MTRMVQCVKLGKEAEGMKFPPLPNELGKRIFENVSQEAWNSWTRHQTMLINENRLSLADPQARAYLAQQMENYFFGDGATDKVQGYVPQE; from the coding sequence ATGACTCGTATGGTGCAATGTGTAAAACTGGGTAAAGAAGCAGAAGGCATGAAATTCCCACCGTTGCCAAATGAATTGGGTAAACGCATTTTTGAAAACGTATCACAAGAAGCGTGGAATTCATGGACACGCCACCAAACCATGCTGATTAACGAAAACCGCCTAAGCCTTGCAGACCCACAAGCGCGTGCTTATTTGGCGCAACAAATGGAAAACTATTTCTTTGGTGACGGCGCGACTGATAAAGTTCAAGGTTATGTGCCGCAAGAATAA
- the acpP gene encoding acyl carrier protein has protein sequence MSIEQQVKSIVAEQLGVSIEEVKNESSFQDDLGADSLDTVELVMALEEAFSCEIPDEDAEKITTVQAAIDYVNAKQA, from the coding sequence ATGTCTATTGAACAACAAGTAAAAAGCATCGTTGCCGAACAATTAGGTGTTTCGATTGAGGAAGTGAAAAACGAATCATCTTTCCAAGATGATTTGGGCGCAGACTCTTTGGACACAGTTGAATTGGTTATGGCTTTGGAAGAAGCATTTAGTTGCGAAATTCCAGACGAAGACGCTGAAAAAATTACTACCGTTCAAGCAGCGATTGATTATGTAAACGCTAAACAAGCATAA
- the fabF gene encoding beta-ketoacyl-ACP synthase II, translating into MNKRRVVITGLGQISPVGNDVESAWQNLLAGKSGISKIARFDASDVACQIAGEVKDFDITQYIPAKEARRMDTFIHYGVAGALQAIADAKLDEFEDLNKDRVGVNIGSGIGGLPLIEATANAVHEGGVRKINPFFIPGSLINLISGHITILKGYRGHNYGIVSACASGTHAIGDSMRKIQYGEVDVMIAGGAESAICKLGIGGFAAMKALSTRNDDPEAASRPWDKERDGFIMGEGAGVLVLEELEHAKKRGAKIYAEIVGFGASSDAYHITAPDAEGPALALSRGIQDAQMQPENIDYINAHGTSTPLGDANETNATKAVLGEHAKKVVVSSTKSMTGHLLGGAGGVEAVYSVLAIRDQIAPPTINLVNQDFEAGCDLDYCANTARKMDIRAVVSNSFGFGGTNGTLVFKRFEN; encoded by the coding sequence ATGAACAAAAGACGAGTAGTCATCACAGGTTTGGGGCAAATTTCCCCAGTGGGCAACGACGTAGAAAGCGCGTGGCAAAATCTGTTGGCAGGCAAAAGCGGCATTAGCAAAATTGCCCGTTTTGACGCATCAGATGTCGCTTGCCAAATTGCGGGCGAAGTGAAAGATTTTGATATTACCCAATACATTCCCGCTAAAGAAGCGCGCCGCATGGACACGTTTATCCATTACGGTGTAGCAGGTGCATTGCAAGCGATTGCAGACGCAAAATTGGACGAATTTGAAGATTTGAACAAAGACCGCGTGGGCGTGAATATCGGTTCAGGCATCGGCGGCTTGCCATTGATTGAAGCCACTGCTAACGCCGTGCATGAAGGCGGCGTGCGCAAAATCAACCCATTTTTCATTCCAGGCAGCCTGATTAACCTGATTTCAGGACACATCACCATTTTGAAAGGCTATCGCGGACACAACTACGGCATCGTTTCTGCTTGCGCCTCAGGCACGCACGCGATTGGCGATTCCATGCGCAAAATCCAATATGGCGAAGTCGATGTGATGATTGCAGGTGGCGCAGAAAGTGCCATTTGTAAATTAGGCATTGGCGGTTTTGCTGCGATGAAAGCCCTTTCTACACGCAACGATGACCCAGAAGCCGCTTCTCGTCCATGGGATAAAGAGCGTGACGGTTTTATTATGGGCGAAGGCGCAGGCGTTTTGGTGTTGGAAGAATTGGAACACGCGAAAAAACGCGGTGCGAAAATTTACGCTGAAATCGTTGGTTTTGGCGCAAGTTCAGACGCGTATCACATCACCGCGCCAGATGCAGAAGGCCCTGCACTGGCATTGTCTCGCGGGATTCAAGACGCACAAATGCAGCCTGAAAACATTGATTACATCAACGCACACGGTACTTCTACCCCTTTGGGCGACGCGAATGAAACCAACGCAACCAAAGCTGTTTTGGGTGAACACGCGAAAAAAGTGGTTGTGAGTTCAACCAAATCCATGACAGGGCATTTGCTCGGCGGTGCTGGCGGCGTAGAAGCCGTTTACAGCGTGTTGGCAATCCGCGACCAAATCGCGCCACCAACCATTAACTTGGTGAATCAAGATTTTGAAGCAGGTTGCGATTTAGATTATTGCGCGAACACTGCTCGCAAAATGGATATTCGTGCTGTGGTTTCCAATTCCTTTGGTTTTGGTGGCACAAACGGGACTTTGGTTTTCAAACGATTTGAAAACTAA
- a CDS encoding YfcC family protein → MDKAKKAFHFPSAFTILFFILIIAVGLTWLVPSGAYSKLTYNKISNEFIVKTHGEADKTYPATQEVLSKFNIKIDLKNFVEGTIRKPIAIPDTYRRVPQNPKGLSDITQSMIKGTIEGADVMVFIFTLGGMIGVINKTGSFNSGLSALAKRTKGHEFFVVFCVAVLMAIGGTTCGIEEEAVAFYPILVPIFLALGYDSIVCVGAIFLASSMGTGFSTINPFSVVIASNAAGVVFTQGIMFRAIGLFLGTASVITYLYWYCKKIKENPEFSYTYDEREEFRNAYVQNLDVHAAPEFTWRRKLILILFSVSFFIMVYGVMALGWWFPQMAASFLTVALLIMFISGLGEQDIVNSFTHGASELVGVSLIIGLARGVNLVLEEGLISDTILNSASHFVEGMPPSLFVIGQLVVFFFLGLVVPSSSGLAVLAMPIMAPLADTVGIPREIVVSAYNWGQYAMLFLAPTGLVLVTLQMLHISFNKWIKFVLPMIGAMLVIGTTLLLVQVALI, encoded by the coding sequence ACTGACTTGGCTTGTGCCATCGGGCGCGTATTCCAAACTAACCTACAATAAAATCAGCAACGAATTTATCGTCAAAACACATGGCGAAGCAGACAAAACCTATCCCGCCACGCAAGAAGTATTGAGCAAATTCAACATCAAAATTGACCTGAAAAATTTTGTGGAAGGCACTATCCGTAAACCGATTGCCATTCCAGACACTTATCGGCGCGTCCCGCAAAATCCGAAAGGGTTGAGTGATATTACACAAAGCATGATTAAAGGCACGATTGAAGGCGCAGATGTGATGGTGTTTATTTTCACGCTCGGTGGCATGATTGGTGTGATTAACAAAACAGGTTCGTTCAATTCAGGCTTGTCTGCGCTGGCAAAACGCACCAAAGGACACGAGTTTTTTGTGGTATTTTGCGTGGCGGTGTTAATGGCGATTGGTGGCACTACTTGCGGCATTGAAGAAGAAGCGGTGGCGTTTTACCCCATTTTAGTGCCGATTTTTTTAGCGTTGGGTTATGACTCAATCGTCTGCGTGGGTGCGATTTTCCTTGCGTCATCAATGGGGACGGGATTTTCTACAATCAATCCGTTTTCTGTTGTGATTGCATCCAATGCGGCTGGCGTGGTGTTCACGCAAGGGATTATGTTCCGCGCGATTGGTTTATTTTTGGGTACGGCTTCCGTGATTACGTATCTGTATTGGTACTGCAAAAAAATCAAAGAAAACCCTGAATTTTCTTATACTTACGATGAACGCGAAGAGTTTCGAAATGCCTATGTGCAAAATTTGGACGTTCACGCTGCGCCTGAATTTACGTGGCGGCGCAAACTGATTTTGATTTTGTTCAGTGTGTCATTTTTCATTATGGTGTACGGCGTGATGGCGTTGGGCTGGTGGTTTCCACAAATGGCAGCTTCGTTTTTAACTGTCGCGTTGCTGATTATGTTTATTTCGGGTTTGGGCGAGCAAGATATTGTGAACTCGTTTACGCATGGCGCGTCTGAACTGGTGGGCGTTTCGCTGATTATTGGCTTGGCGCGTGGGGTCAATTTGGTGCTGGAAGAAGGTTTGATTTCGGACACGATTTTGAATTCGGCTTCGCATTTTGTGGAAGGAATGCCGCCGAGCTTGTTTGTGATTGGACAACTGGTGGTGTTCTTCTTCCTTGGTTTGGTTGTGCCATCTTCATCAGGTTTGGCGGTGTTGGCAATGCCGATTATGGCTCCGTTGGCGGACACGGTTGGCATTCCGCGCGAAATTGTGGTTTCAGCTTACAACTGGGGGCAGTATGCGATGCTGTTCTTAGCCCCAACGGGTTTGGTGTTGGTAACGCTGCAAATGCTGCATATTTCGTTTAACAAGTGGATAAAATTTGTGCTGCCGATGATTGGGGCGATGTTGGTGATTGGGACAACTTTGTTGTTGGTGCAAGTGGCGTTGATTTAA